A single window of Undibacterium sp. 5I1 DNA harbors:
- a CDS encoding transglycosylase SLT domain-containing protein: protein MIQSSNVVLQKSNLQSNSLFVSKANTLLIAARDARSGFITTMHHLLMIFGIGAIVLLGMMFIKPDLLEKFKQLSPFTVAGQDAEEDTAPPSLAMLMATPEQVAQSDQATAKPTELTEEDRKMLGNQRQQQWVTNWLAKRYRIASDATNMLVSASYLTAKEIKLDPLLILSVMAIESGLNPFAESPVGAQGLMQVMSKLHHEKFQEMGGIKAALNPVANIKVGALILKDYVSRGGSVEAGLKLYVGAAAFENDAGYGSRVLAEYRRLKDVANGKNIPTFNAPAPIPVAPPARHIENIATKVDAVTETKAAEQKPAHPEQIAKL from the coding sequence ATGATACAAAGTTCTAACGTAGTACTACAAAAAAGTAATTTGCAAAGCAACTCTTTATTTGTTAGCAAGGCTAACACCCTACTCATCGCGGCACGCGATGCCCGTAGCGGTTTTATTACAACTATGCACCACCTGCTGATGATCTTTGGCATTGGCGCGATCGTCCTGCTTGGGATGATGTTTATCAAGCCCGATTTGCTTGAAAAATTTAAACAGCTTTCACCGTTTACCGTCGCCGGGCAGGATGCCGAGGAAGATACTGCCCCGCCTAGTCTGGCAATGCTGATGGCAACCCCAGAACAAGTTGCACAGTCCGATCAGGCAACCGCTAAGCCAACAGAACTAACTGAAGAAGACCGGAAAATGCTAGGCAATCAACGCCAGCAACAATGGGTCACCAACTGGCTGGCTAAGCGATATCGCATTGCCAGCGATGCGACCAATATGCTAGTTTCTGCCAGCTACTTAACTGCAAAAGAAATCAAACTCGATCCTTTGTTAATCTTGTCTGTGATGGCAATTGAGTCCGGCCTGAATCCTTTTGCCGAAAGTCCGGTTGGTGCGCAAGGTTTGATGCAAGTCATGTCCAAATTACATCATGAAAAGTTTCAGGAAATGGGCGGCATTAAAGCGGCGCTGAATCCAGTTGCCAACATCAAAGTCGGTGCCCTGATCTTAAAAGATTACGTCTCACGTGGTGGCTCGGTTGAGGCAGGTTTAAAACTGTATGTTGGCGCGGCTGCGTTTGAAAATGATGCCGGTTATGGTTCGCGCGTTTTGGCTGAATATCGCCGTTTAAAAGATGTTGCTAACGGCAAAAATATTCCTACTTTTAATGCACCGGCACCGATCCCAGTGGCACCACCAGCACGTCATATAGAAAATATCGCGACTAAAGTTGATGCCGTTACAGAGACTAAAGCTGCCGAGCAAAAGCCAGCGCATCCAGAGCAAATAGCAAAACTGTAA
- a CDS encoding ABC transporter permease/M1 family aminopeptidase, whose product MLPIILFELRQKSRSISTYVYFLMFFSLAMLWIAAAGGVFDGAVIDFGGKVHINSPVAISQTVTFLGYFGVVIVAAMMGRAIQQDTEHNIWHFFYSSPISKFQYLGGRYVGALLTLILIFSSISLGAWLGCYLPGLSKNFLGPMIPAAYVAPYLTSLIPNLMIFGALFFTLGALYRRMLPVYVCSVVLLIGYLVAGTLARDVDDRTLAALLDPFGSRAISRVTEYWSITDKNTRIVPMQGLLLYNRLIWGAVGLLALVLCYWRFDFAAITAGGKQKKETTKKVAPAVVNIPLVTPNYSSSNIFSLFIRQCWLNLRETVKNVYFIVIALTGVMFMFSLSGALSKMYGTTTYPVTYAVLDLLGGSFSLFMLIITTFYAGELVWRERDARIAQLLDALPIPNWVPLMAKLVALISLQGILLFVLMLCGIVIQTFKGYTHYELGQYLQHLFLMQWPGYALIAVLAISIQVILNNKYVGYFVMIAYYIATIALPALGLEHPMIMYAGGPTPRYSDMNGYGHNLPQVFWYQLYWTGAALVLLGLSMLMSVRGTAGEWRHRLGQTRLSMTPAIRSTLIVGCLMFVSVGGLLLYYTNIVNHYENSFDREEDRAEYEKHYKKYEAMPQPRITDIKVAVDIFPETRTAHAKASYQLVNKGTTPISEIFITQNKDIRMDQVHFDRNAVLAIQDKTGFYSYKLTPALDAGDKLNLDFELEFAPKGVAGMGSESQILNNGSFFNSSAFPHLGYQSVTELSDDKQRKKHGLTEKERMRERDDPKGLTNSYLANDADWIRFDATVSTSADQIGIAPGRLDKEWTENDRHYFHYAPDKPILNFFAFLSARYSVKKAQWNDVAIEIDYQKGHEYNLDRMIKGVQESLTYYTKNFGPYQHKMVRIVEFPRYASFAQAFPNTIPFSESIGFIAKVDDKDPKDLDYPFYVTAHEVAHQWWGHQVVSGNTKGATILVETLAQYSALMVMEKTYGKDKMRKFLKYELDQYLFGRGQERKKELPIAFNENQGYIHYSKGSLVMYLLQSQIGQDKVNAALRDVLAQYANKGAPYPSSKVLVDALRKVTPEDKQALITDLFESIILFENRALSASAKAVGNGQHEVTLKASMNKLKADELGAEKEVPLHEWIDIGVDDKDGNPLLRERKFIDRKEMTFTMLVKGEPAKAGVDPDNLYIDRKPDDNLIKVEMARSNIER is encoded by the coding sequence ATGCTTCCTATTATCCTCTTTGAGCTACGGCAAAAATCCCGCAGCATCTCTACCTACGTGTATTTCCTGATGTTTTTCTCACTGGCGATGTTGTGGATTGCAGCAGCCGGCGGTGTGTTTGATGGCGCAGTGATCGACTTCGGTGGCAAGGTACACATCAACTCGCCAGTGGCGATTTCGCAGACCGTGACTTTCCTCGGTTATTTTGGTGTTGTGATTGTTGCGGCCATGATGGGCCGGGCGATACAACAAGATACTGAACACAATATCTGGCACTTTTTCTATAGCTCACCGATCAGCAAATTTCAGTATTTAGGTGGTCGTTATGTTGGTGCGCTACTCACTCTGATTCTGATTTTTTCTAGTATCAGTCTGGGCGCATGGTTAGGTTGTTATTTACCGGGCCTGAGTAAAAACTTCCTTGGCCCTATGATTCCCGCGGCCTATGTTGCGCCCTATCTGACTTCATTAATCCCAAATCTGATGATCTTCGGCGCCTTGTTTTTTACGCTGGGTGCGCTGTATCGTCGTATGTTGCCGGTGTATGTTTGTAGCGTCGTTTTACTCATCGGTTATCTGGTTGCTGGCACTTTAGCGCGCGACGTTGATGACAGAACATTAGCCGCTCTGCTCGATCCGTTTGGGTCGCGTGCAATCAGTCGTGTGACTGAATACTGGAGCATTACGGATAAGAACACCCGTATTGTGCCTATGCAAGGCCTGCTGTTATATAACCGCTTGATCTGGGGTGCCGTCGGATTATTAGCACTGGTGCTTTGTTATTGGCGTTTTGATTTTGCGGCAATCACCGCTGGTGGCAAACAAAAAAAAGAAACGACTAAAAAAGTTGCGCCAGCAGTAGTTAACATTCCACTGGTAACGCCCAACTACAGCAGCTCAAATATCTTCTCTTTGTTTATCCGCCAATGCTGGCTTAACCTGCGCGAAACCGTTAAAAACGTTTATTTCATCGTCATTGCGTTAACCGGTGTGATGTTCATGTTTTCGCTCTCCGGCGCGCTGAGCAAAATGTATGGCACAACGACCTATCCGGTCACCTATGCAGTACTGGATTTACTCGGTGGCAGTTTTAGTCTATTCATGCTGATCATTACTACCTTCTACGCAGGCGAGCTGGTATGGCGCGAACGTGATGCCAGAATTGCGCAATTGCTGGATGCGTTACCAATACCGAATTGGGTACCATTGATGGCGAAGCTAGTTGCCTTAATCAGCCTGCAAGGCATCTTGTTATTCGTTTTAATGTTGTGCGGGATTGTGATTCAAACCTTTAAGGGATATACCCATTACGAGCTTGGTCAATATCTGCAACATCTGTTTCTAATGCAATGGCCCGGTTACGCCTTAATCGCCGTTCTGGCAATCTCTATCCAAGTGATATTAAATAACAAATACGTCGGTTATTTCGTCATGATCGCGTATTACATCGCCACGATCGCATTACCTGCGCTGGGTCTTGAGCATCCTATGATCATGTACGCCGGTGGGCCGACACCACGTTATTCCGACATGAATGGCTACGGACATAACTTGCCGCAAGTGTTCTGGTATCAACTGTATTGGACTGGTGCCGCGCTGGTGCTCTTGGGTTTGTCGATGTTGATGTCGGTACGCGGTACGGCTGGCGAATGGCGTCATCGCCTGGGTCAGACGCGATTGAGTATGACGCCTGCGATCAGGTCTACCCTGATCGTCGGATGTCTAATGTTTGTTAGTGTCGGCGGCCTGTTGCTCTACTACACCAATATCGTCAATCATTACGAGAACAGTTTTGACCGGGAAGAAGACCGAGCTGAGTATGAAAAGCACTATAAAAAATACGAGGCAATGCCGCAGCCACGGATTACCGATATCAAAGTGGCAGTAGATATCTTCCCCGAGACACGCACTGCCCATGCCAAAGCCAGCTATCAACTCGTCAATAAAGGGACGACACCAATCAGCGAAATCTTTATCACACAAAATAAAGATATTCGAATGGATCAAGTCCATTTTGATCGTAACGCTGTATTAGCGATCCAAGACAAGACAGGTTTCTATAGCTATAAACTCACGCCCGCCTTAGACGCTGGCGACAAACTCAATCTTGATTTTGAACTGGAGTTTGCACCAAAAGGTGTGGCAGGCATGGGTAGCGAAAGCCAAATCCTGAACAACGGTAGCTTCTTTAACAGTAGCGCTTTTCCACATCTCGGGTACCAATCTGTAACAGAACTCAGTGATGACAAACAGCGTAAGAAACATGGCTTAACTGAGAAAGAAAGAATGCGCGAACGCGACGACCCCAAAGGTCTGACCAATAGCTATTTAGCTAACGACGCCGACTGGATACGCTTTGACGCAACCGTGTCTACCAGCGCAGATCAGATTGGCATTGCGCCGGGGCGACTAGATAAAGAATGGACAGAAAACGACAGGCATTATTTCCACTACGCGCCGGATAAACCTATTCTGAATTTCTTCGCATTTTTATCAGCACGTTACAGCGTTAAGAAAGCGCAATGGAATGATGTCGCGATTGAAATCGACTACCAAAAAGGTCATGAATACAATCTGGATCGCATGATCAAAGGTGTGCAAGAGTCGCTGACGTATTACACCAAGAACTTCGGCCCTTATCAACATAAAATGGTTCGCATTGTCGAGTTCCCGCGTTATGCAAGCTTCGCGCAAGCCTTCCCGAATACGATTCCATTTTCGGAAAGTATCGGCTTTATTGCCAAAGTAGATGACAAAGATCCCAAAGACCTGGACTATCCGTTTTATGTTACGGCACATGAAGTAGCACATCAATGGTGGGGACATCAGGTGGTGTCGGGCAATACCAAAGGTGCGACGATACTGGTAGAAACCTTAGCGCAATATTCTGCCCTGATGGTCATGGAAAAAACCTACGGTAAAGACAAAATGCGTAAGTTCCTCAAATACGAACTGGATCAGTATTTATTCGGTCGCGGACAAGAGCGTAAGAAGGAACTGCCAATTGCCTTTAACGAAAATCAAGGTTATATCCATTACTCAAAAGGTAGTCTGGTGATGTACTTGCTACAAAGCCAGATTGGTCAGGACAAAGTCAATGCTGCTTTACGCGATGTGCTAGCGCAATATGCCAACAAAGGCGCGCCCTACCCTAGTAGTAAAGTACTGGTCGATGCACTGCGCAAGGTGACGCCAGAGGACAAACAAGCACTGATCACTGACCTGTTTGAATCCATCATCCTATTTGAGAATCGCGCCTTGTCCGCCAGCGCCAAAGCAGTTGGCAACGGTCAGCATGAGGTCACGCTCAAAGCCAGTATGAATAAACTCAAAGCTGATGAACTTGGCGCAGAAAAAGAAGTCCCGCTGCACGAATGGATAGATATCGGCGTCGACGACAAAGATGGCAATCCCTTGCTGCGTGAACGTAAATTCATTGATCGTAAAGAGATGACATTTACGATGTTAGTCAAAGGTGAGCCAGCTAAGGCAGGGGTTGATCCAGACAATTTATATATTGACCGCAAACCTGACGACAACTTGATTAAGGTGGAAATGGCGCGAAGTAATATCGAAAGATAA
- a CDS encoding LysR substrate-binding domain-containing protein, with product MIQFRQIEAFRCLMIAGTSVGAARKMNITQPAISRLIADLESALGFRLFNRDKGRLEPTLAGVRFYSAVEENFLGLERLTQVASNIRNEAPEGITIACLPVLSTTILPLILRQFFKHHPDVPVTVDSCNTPEILMRLQNLKVDIAICMAFPPLAGMEQETIKEVSVMCGLPEGHRLAEKEMIDPMDLDGENIIGFLPIISQSYELEKIRLDETGTRPRHRVKTQTSHTRYAMVANGLGISIVEPFGAKVWRSNGVIVRPFASDIRHQYVLAYPSGGKRSELMHDFRELALDVAKDYDFGFDA from the coding sequence ATGATTCAATTCAGGCAAATTGAGGCATTCCGGTGTTTGATGATCGCCGGAACCAGTGTTGGCGCCGCTCGGAAAATGAATATTACTCAGCCAGCCATTAGCCGTCTTATTGCTGATTTAGAGAGTGCTCTCGGGTTTAGGTTGTTTAACCGCGACAAAGGACGTTTAGAGCCTACTTTAGCTGGTGTGCGGTTTTATAGCGCGGTGGAAGAGAATTTTTTGGGACTGGAACGCTTGACTCAGGTCGCCAGCAACATTCGTAATGAAGCGCCGGAAGGCATTACGATCGCTTGTCTACCCGTCTTGTCTACGACGATTTTGCCGCTGATTTTGCGTCAATTTTTTAAACATCATCCCGATGTGCCAGTGACTGTAGATAGTTGCAACACGCCAGAGATTTTAATGCGATTGCAAAATCTTAAAGTGGATATCGCTATTTGCATGGCGTTTCCGCCGTTAGCCGGTATGGAGCAAGAAACTATTAAAGAAGTCAGTGTCATGTGTGGCTTGCCAGAAGGGCATCGCCTGGCTGAAAAAGAGATGATCGACCCCATGGACTTGGATGGGGAAAATATCATCGGTTTCTTACCGATTATTTCGCAAAGTTATGAGCTGGAAAAGATTCGTCTGGACGAGACCGGCACTCGTCCGCGCCATCGGGTTAAGACCCAAACCTCGCATACACGTTATGCGATGGTTGCGAATGGTTTGGGTATCTCAATTGTTGAACCTTTTGGTGCCAAGGTGTGGCGCTCTAACGGGGTGATTGTGCGACCGTTTGCCAGCGATATTCGTCACCAATATGTCCTGGCATACCCAAGTGGTGGCAAACGGTCAGAGTTAATGCATGATTTCCGCGAGCTGGCTCTGGATGTAGCAAAGGACTACGATTTTGGCTTTGATGCGTAA
- the ubiD gene encoding 4-hydroxy-3-polyprenylbenzoate decarboxylase has product MKYSDLRDFISQLQQQNELKQIVTPVSPYLEMTEICDRTLRAEGPALLFTKPKGHSIPVLGNLFGTPHRVAMGMGADSISDLRKIGHVLSSLKEPEPPKAFKDILGLGSLVKAVWDMAPKEVRGAKCQEIVWEGNDVDLAKLPIQHCWPGDVAPLITWGLVITKGPYKKRQNLGIYRQQVLGRNKVIMRWLAHRGGALDFREHGIVNKGQPYPIAVALGADPATILGAVTPVPDSLSEYQFAGLLRGSRTELVKAMGSELRVPASAEIVLEGHIYPDESHPTGYEHALEGPYGDHTGYYNEQDSFPVFTIDRITMRRDPIYHSTYTGKPPDEPAILGVALNEVFIPLLQKQFSEITDFYLPPEGCSYRMAVVQIKKAYAGHAKRVMFGVWSFLRQFMYTKFIIVVDEDVNIRDWKEVIWAITTRVDPLRDTTLVDNTPIDYLDFASPVSGLGSKMGLDATNKWPGETSREWGTTIQMSPEVKAKVDLIWQELGL; this is encoded by the coding sequence ATGAAATATTCGGATTTGAGAGATTTTATTTCTCAGCTTCAACAACAAAATGAATTAAAACAAATAGTTACACCTGTTTCACCCTATTTGGAGATGACAGAAATCTGCGATCGTACTTTGCGTGCCGAAGGTCCTGCGCTCTTATTTACTAAGCCAAAGGGGCATAGCATTCCGGTACTGGGTAATTTATTCGGTACACCGCATCGTGTCGCGATGGGAATGGGCGCAGATAGTATCAGTGACTTACGTAAAATCGGCCACGTTCTCTCATCGCTGAAAGAGCCAGAGCCTCCGAAGGCATTTAAAGATATTCTGGGTCTCGGATCGCTGGTGAAAGCGGTATGGGATATGGCGCCCAAAGAAGTACGCGGCGCCAAATGTCAGGAGATAGTCTGGGAGGGTAACGATGTCGATCTGGCGAAATTGCCGATCCAGCATTGCTGGCCCGGCGATGTCGCTCCTTTAATTACCTGGGGTCTGGTGATTACCAAAGGCCCCTATAAGAAGCGCCAAAATCTGGGTATATATAGGCAGCAGGTTCTAGGTCGCAACAAAGTTATCATGCGCTGGCTTGCGCATCGTGGTGGCGCTTTGGATTTCCGTGAGCATGGTATTGTCAATAAAGGTCAGCCTTATCCGATTGCCGTTGCACTTGGTGCAGATCCCGCGACCATCCTTGGTGCGGTCACTCCAGTGCCTGATAGCTTGTCCGAGTACCAATTCGCAGGACTCTTGCGTGGCAGTCGCACCGAGCTGGTTAAAGCGATGGGTAGTGAGTTGCGCGTCCCTGCCAGTGCCGAGATCGTGCTGGAAGGGCATATTTACCCAGATGAATCACACCCTACCGGCTACGAGCATGCGCTTGAAGGACCTTATGGAGATCACACTGGTTACTACAATGAGCAAGACAGTTTTCCCGTCTTTACCATTGACCGCATTACGATGCGCCGTGATCCTATTTATCACTCAACTTATACAGGCAAGCCGCCAGATGAGCCTGCGATCCTGGGAGTAGCACTCAATGAAGTGTTCATTCCTTTATTACAAAAGCAGTTTAGTGAAATCACGGATTTCTACCTGCCACCTGAAGGTTGCAGCTACCGCATGGCCGTAGTGCAGATAAAAAAAGCCTATGCAGGCCATGCCAAACGAGTGATGTTTGGTGTCTGGAGTTTTCTGCGCCAGTTTATGTATACCAAGTTCATCATTGTGGTGGATGAGGATGTGAATATCCGCGACTGGAAAGAAGTGATCTGGGCGATTACCACCAGAGTTGATCCACTGCGTGATACGACTCTGGTCGATAACACACCGATCGATTATCTTGATTTTGCCTCACCCGTCAGCGGACTAGGTAGCAAAATGGGATTGGATGCCACGAATAAATGGCCAGGCGAAACTAGTAGGGAGTGGGGCACCACAATACAGATGTCGCCTGAAGTGAAAGCGAAGGTCGATTTGATTTGGCAGGAGTTGGGGTTGTAG
- a CDS encoding DUF3224 domain-containing protein, which yields MLAVGTVKLNGMDEKFNQHTGMMQSKVKHHYAGDIEAESCFECLSFSANANSGNFVGLEYLTGRIGNRRGGFILQHVGSIKSGKSESTLNVLTGSGTGELAGIKGYGRCTWSDIGGQVSQVLLEYHFD from the coding sequence ATGCTTGCCGTAGGAACTGTCAAATTGAATGGGATGGATGAAAAATTCAACCAGCACACGGGGATGATGCAATCCAAGGTGAAGCACCACTATGCGGGTGACATCGAAGCTGAGTCTTGTTTTGAATGTCTTAGTTTTTCCGCCAACGCCAATTCCGGAAATTTTGTCGGACTAGAATATCTGACGGGTCGCATCGGCAATCGCCGGGGCGGATTTATTCTGCAACACGTAGGATCAATCAAATCGGGTAAATCTGAAAGCACATTAAATGTGTTAACCGGCTCAGGCACAGGAGAACTGGCTGGCATCAAGGGTTACGGACGTTGTACCTGGAGCGATATTGGTGGTCAGGTTTCTCAGGTTTTACTTGAATATCATTTTGACTAG
- a CDS encoding glutathione S-transferase → MSTTARPLLYSFRRCPYAMRARLAIKLSGIDVDIQEVSLRNKPQEMLDLSRKGTVPVLVLTDGRVIDQSLDIMCWALAQHHQNDAALCLMPDGALPTEVQNLISQNDSTFKQALDRYKYAERFPEHSATTYRERAEVFLAILNSRLQQHQYLSGERLSMADLAILPFVRQCALVDADWFYSSRYKHLIAWLEGFLQSDLFIAVMAKVPVVSISDLL, encoded by the coding sequence ATGAGCACCACTGCCAGACCTTTGTTATATAGTTTTCGCCGCTGCCCTTACGCCATGCGTGCTCGACTGGCGATCAAGCTCAGTGGTATCGATGTTGACATACAAGAAGTCAGTTTGCGTAACAAACCGCAAGAGATGCTTGACCTTTCTCGCAAAGGCACGGTGCCTGTGTTGGTATTGACGGATGGACGGGTAATCGACCAGAGCCTGGACATCATGTGTTGGGCGCTGGCGCAACATCACCAAAACGACGCTGCATTATGTTTGATGCCCGACGGCGCATTGCCAACCGAAGTGCAAAACTTGATTAGTCAAAATGACAGCACGTTTAAGCAGGCTCTGGATCGATATAAGTATGCTGAGCGTTTTCCAGAGCACAGCGCAACAACATATAGAGAAAGAGCCGAAGTATTCCTGGCAATACTAAATAGCCGCCTGCAACAACACCAATATTTAAGCGGCGAGCGGCTAAGTATGGCCGATCTGGCGATTTTGCCGTTTGTACGCCAATGTGCGCTGGTAGATGCAGATTGGTTTTACTCCAGCCGGTACAAACATCTCATTGCCTGGCTGGAGGGATTCTTACAATCGGATTTGTTTATTGCTGTAATGGCGAAAGTGCCTGTGGTGTCGATTAGTGATTTGCTTTAG
- a CDS encoding pyridoxal phosphate-dependent aminotransferase has protein sequence MDHNLATRLNNIAPFHVMELAKMAADLEAQGRHIIHMGIGEPDFTAPQVVIDAASKAMADGRLQYTSALGVPALRKAIAQHYLRTYGLAIPASRIIVTAGASAALLLACAALVEPGAEVLMPDPCYPCNRHFVAAFEGKAVLVESGPAERFQLSDQMVGQHWGAATKGVLLASPSNPTGTSIAVDELAKIIATVKSHGGFTIVDEIYQGLSYDAAPFSALSLDDDVVIINSFSKYFNMTGWRLGWLVVPERIVPQLEKLAQNLFICPSSVAQYAAIACFSSEALAIYEECKAEFKRRRDYIVPALIALGFDVPVMPDGAFYVYADCSRFSDDADEFTRSLLQKAGVVIVPGLDFGPSGAQRYVRISYATSMDNLKEAVKRIAHYLQG, from the coding sequence ATGGACCACAATCTCGCCACCCGTTTAAATAATATCGCGCCTTTTCATGTCATGGAGCTAGCCAAAATGGCGGCAGATCTGGAGGCGCAGGGGCGGCATATTATCCATATGGGAATAGGTGAGCCAGACTTTACTGCGCCGCAAGTAGTGATTGATGCTGCCAGCAAAGCGATGGCCGACGGTCGTTTGCAATACACTTCAGCACTGGGCGTGCCTGCCTTACGTAAGGCGATTGCCCAGCATTATTTACGTACTTATGGTTTGGCGATTCCGGCCAGTCGCATCATTGTTACCGCAGGTGCTTCGGCTGCATTGTTACTGGCATGCGCTGCATTGGTGGAACCCGGGGCAGAAGTTTTGATGCCAGATCCTTGTTACCCGTGCAATCGGCATTTTGTCGCTGCGTTTGAAGGCAAGGCGGTATTGGTCGAGAGCGGGCCAGCCGAGCGTTTTCAGCTATCTGATCAGATGGTAGGTCAGCATTGGGGTGCCGCGACTAAAGGCGTATTACTCGCATCGCCCTCTAATCCAACTGGCACCTCAATTGCTGTTGATGAGCTGGCAAAGATTATTGCCACGGTCAAAAGTCATGGCGGTTTTACGATTGTGGATGAAATTTACCAAGGTTTATCCTATGACGCTGCGCCTTTTTCTGCGTTGTCGCTGGATGATGATGTGGTGATTATCAATAGCTTTAGTAAGTATTTCAATATGACGGGTTGGCGCTTGGGTTGGCTGGTGGTGCCAGAGCGCATCGTGCCTCAGCTCGAAAAATTGGCACAGAATTTATTCATTTGCCCCTCGTCGGTCGCGCAATATGCGGCGATTGCCTGTTTTTCGTCCGAGGCTCTGGCAATTTATGAAGAATGTAAAGCGGAGTTTAAACGTCGTCGCGATTACATCGTGCCTGCGCTGATCGCTTTAGGTTTTGATGTGCCGGTGATGCCAGACGGCGCTTTTTATGTGTATGCAGATTGTTCGCGCTTCTCAGACGACGCGGACGAATTTACACGGTCTTTGTTGCAAAAGGCAGGTGTGGTGATTGTGCCGGGCTTGGATTTTGGTCCATCCGGCGCACAGCGTTATGTGCGGATTTCTTATGCGACTTCGATGGATAATTTAAAAGAAGCAGTGAAGAGAATCGCGCACTATTTGCAGGGCTAA